A stretch of Colletotrichum lupini chromosome 2, complete sequence DNA encodes these proteins:
- a CDS encoding ferric reductase like transmembrane component produces the protein MAAGGATKSPEEQQAAIDAANENVSLSNYLYYICAAIAAAVIIWRVWTVIVRYVRTVACLNNDNQRYFAQSDSKVSWMKKNILYAPVMSKRHNREIQLSSAINVGTLPSRLQLLFLAGYFATNIAFCVINIPFAGSFAAAASQLRNRTGTLAVVNMVSREQLILMSESQISRKLIPLFLMGGRNNPLIPMLGMSFDTFNLLHRWFGRIVILEALAHTLAWMANTANKSSWQAAITSATTVPFLLFGFVATCAFVAIGIQASSPIRHAFYETFKFLHILLAITAVVGTWYHLQMKALPQLKYMWPVIIFWGGDRVWRAWRVFYGNVGHGGSKALVEALPGNACRVTVTMARPWTFGPGQHAYMYMPSLSLLQSHPFSVAWSEEAEDPMAEKGSLNRQDILAMRKTTMSFIIRARTGMTDTLYRKAAACPEGKMTTTCMVEGPYGGLHSMRSYGTVMLFAGGVGITHQVPHVRDLVAGYANGTVAARKVILIWTIQSPEHLEWIRPWMTEILAMEKRRDVLRIMLFVSRPRSTKEIHSPSSTVQMFPGRPNIETLIKAEQESQVGTMGISVCGPGALSDEVRRAVRDRQHDSAIDFNEEAFSWVSSGFASGDLHVLRSNTSQHKSKGPLSTIPGFFTDPSFRRCLLSARQAAAFLTLPLAQPGPSLTPVLPSEAQLSSRTGDFRRVHGGRASEGYLISPVYLSCTLTSPAHLSVRRIHPAWAHIPLPSPAHPPALRSFSGLQNTYHVNQGNPPSTLSSFCPSVKRFEEEALLLFCSFARSISTTAPNPKLPAAIEWQGFATSHNRSISHRILPAQEETLHIMGLAYNTYHKPGMVHQDILSSLLCIACSNKLWTTQADIASTSLNFRGQHGKAYLFNSVVNIETGEPSERNMTTGRHIVRDITCKQCKETVGWKYDKAYEATEKYKEGKFILEAELLCNVT, from the exons ATGGCCGCTGGAGGCGCAACGAAGTCTCCCGAGGAGCAACAGGCGGCTATCGATGCCGCCAACGAGAACGTCTCCCTCTCCAACTATCTGTACTACATCTGCGCTGCCATTGCCGCAGCCGTCATCATTTGGAGAGTATGGACCGTCATCGTCAGATATGTTCGTACCGTTGCCTGTCTCAACAACGACAACCAGCGCTACTTTGCCCAGTCAGACTCCAAGGTCTCCTGGATGAAGAAGAACATCCTCTACGCCCCGGTCATGAGCAAGCGCCATAACCGCGAAATCCAGCTCAGTTCTGCCATTAATGTCGGCACCCTCCCCAGCCGACTCCAGCTTCTGTTCCTCGCCGGTTACTTCGCCACGAACATCGCTTTCTGTGTCATTAACATCCCCTTTGCCGGCTCTTTTGCCGCGGCTGCGTCGCAGCTGAGAAACCGAACTGGTACCTTGGCTGTTGTGAACATGGTGAGTCGTGAACAGCTTATCCTGATGAGCGAGTCTCAGATATCAAGGAAACTT ATTCCCTTATTCCTGATGGGTGGCCGAAACAACCCTTTGATTCCCATGCTTGGCATGTCCTTCGATACTTTCAACTTGTTGCATCGTTGGTTCGGCCGTATTGTCATTTTGGAGGCTCTTGCTCATACGCTGGCTTGGATGGCCAACACTGCCAACAAGAGCAGCTGGCAGGCAGCTATCACCTCAGCAACGACCGTTCCCTTCTTGCTCTTTGGTTTTGTT GCCACTTGCGCTTTCGTGGCCATCGGAATCCAGGCTTCTAGCCCGATCAGACACGCCTTTTACGAGACGTTCAAGTTCCTTCACATTTTGCTCGCTATCACGGCTGTTGTTGGTACCTGGTACCACTTGCAGATGAAGGCCCTGCCCCAGCTCAAGTACATGTGGCCCGTAATCATCTTCTGGGGCGGTGATCGCGTCTGGCGTGCCTGGAGGGTGTTTTACGGCAATGTCGGGCACGGCGGCAGCAAGGCCCTCGTCGAGGCTCTTCCTGGCAACGCATGCCGTGTTACGGTAACGATGGCTCGACCCTGGACCTTTGGGCCCGGCCAGCATGCCTACATGTACATGCCGTCCCTCAGCCTGTTGCAGTCTCATCCCTTTTCCGTCGCTTGGAGCGAGGAGGCTGAGGATCCTATGGCCGAGAAGGGGTCCCTTAACCGTCAAGACATTCTCGCCATGCGCAAGACCACCATGTCCTTCATCATCCGCGCCCGCACTGGAATGACCGACACACTGTATCGCAAGGCCGCTGCTTGTCCTGAGGGCAAAATGACTACGACATGCATGGTGGAGGGGCCCTATGGCGGACTGCACAGTATGCGCTCTTATGGTACGGTTATGTTGTTTGCTGGCGGTGTTGGCATTACTCATCAGGTACCTCACGTTCGCGATCTCGTCGCCGGCTATGCGAACGGAACTGTCGCCGCAAGAAAAGTTATTCTCATCTGGACCATCCAGAGTCCTGAGCATCTCGAGTGGATTCGCCCTTGGATGACGGAGATCCTGGCCATGGAGAAACGCAGAGATGTTCTCCGAATCATGCTCTTCGTCAGTCGGCCAAGGTCAACCAAGGAGATTCACAGTCCTTCGTCTACTGTTCAAATGTTCCCTGGACGCCCCAACATCGAGACGCTCATTAAGGCTGAGCAGGAGTCACAAGTTGGAACCATGGGCATCAGTGTCTGCGGTCCTGGCGCTCTCAGCGACGAGGTGCGCCGCGCCGTTCGCGACCGCCAGCATGATTCAGCCATTGACTTCAACGAAGAGGCTTTCTCGTG GGTTTCGAGTGGTTTTGCATCAGGCGACCTCCATGTGCTGCGAAGCAATACAAGTCAACACAAGAGCAAAGG TCCCCTGTCAACCATCCCCGGCTTCTTCACCGACCCCTCCTTCCGCCGTTGCCTTCTGTCAGCTAGACAAGCTGCTGCATTTCTAACCCTTCCCC TGGCCCAGCCTGGCCCCAGCCTGACCCCAGTGCTTCCCTCCGAGGCCCAGCTTAGCTCG CGGACTGGTGATTTCAGGAGGGTCCACGGCGGGCGCGCTTCAGAGGGCTATCTTATCTCTCCTGTCTACCTCAGCTGCACCCTCACCTCACCTGCTCACCTGAGCGTTCGCCGCATCCATCCGGCCTGGGCACATATCCCCCTCCCGTCTCCCGCACACCCGCCTGCCCTACGCTCTTTTTCCGGACTTCAAAACACCTACCACGTCAACCAGGGAAACCCCCCTTCCACGTTATCCTCATTCTGTCCTTCGGTAAAGCGCTTCGAGGAGGAAGCTCTCCTTCTTTTCTGCAGCTTTGCAAGAAGCATATCGACGACAGCACCAAATCCGAAGCTGCCTGCCGCTATTGAGTGGCAAGGCTTCGCGACCAGTCACAACCGTTCCATCTCCCACCGTATCCTGCCTGCGCAGGAGGAGACTTTGCACATAATGGGGTTGGCGTACAACAC ATATCATAAGCCGGGTATGGTTCATCAGGATATTCTCTCCTCCTTGCTCTGCATCGCATGCTCCAACAAGCTTTGGACCACGCAAGCAGACATCGCCTCCACCTCTCTG AATTTCCGAGGCCAGCATGGCAAAGCATACCTATTCAACAGCGTCGTCAACATCGAGACAGGCGAGCCCAGCGAACGAAACATGACGACTGGACGACACATCGTACGCGATATCACCTGCAAGCAGTGCAAGGAGACCGTTGGCTGGAAGTACGATAAAGCATACGAGGCTACGGAGAAGTACAAGGAGGGCAAGTTTATACTTGAGGCTGAGCTTCTTTGCAACGtcacctag